From a region of the Corallococcus coralloides DSM 2259 genome:
- a CDS encoding cupin domain-containing protein: MARAIIKKASEADERRPFVSHGEASILNLGALSIGRGYFEPGWQWSKHVKPIAGTETCEVVHTLSVLSGRMHIQMKDGQEVDLEPGDVAFIPSGHDAWVVGNEPCRVVDFTGAEDYAVARAGKEEPEQPSLQ, translated from the coding sequence ATGGCACGCGCCATCATCAAGAAGGCCAGCGAGGCGGACGAGCGCCGGCCCTTCGTGTCGCACGGAGAGGCCTCCATCTTGAACCTGGGAGCGCTCAGCATCGGCCGGGGCTACTTCGAGCCCGGCTGGCAATGGTCGAAGCACGTGAAGCCCATCGCGGGCACGGAGACGTGCGAGGTGGTCCACACCCTCAGCGTCCTGTCCGGGCGGATGCACATCCAGATGAAGGACGGTCAGGAGGTGGACCTGGAGCCGGGCGACGTCGCCTTCATTCCGTCAGGCCATGACGCCTGGGTCGTGGGCAACGAGCCCTGCCGCGTCGTCGACTTCACCGGCGCGGAGGACTACGCCGTGGCCAGGGCCGGCAAGGAAGAACCGGAGCAGCCCTCGCTCCAGTAG
- a CDS encoding ribonuclease T2 family protein has product MRLTSRLALWACLVIAQGCRSHHEPPPAPPPTPPTATARPLQLAKPEALEFEFGRAQATACNCFKANASDKEGGACATPSFGSYLLALTWAPTFCRTHPDKEECGHLEETFGATHLTLHGLWPQFNDEEAREFNCTYPAYCGGLCECQGSNAPSKCFPDPATIPPAMGTYGPGFVTDNFFLANHEWPKHGSCTGMDARSYFQSNIDALLSLPGDQGTPAAITDNIGGSVALENLRAAFGQADSVAFACDPKCNLLEVGVCFAVDEQRRPAGRMTCPKSVTGGTTNSCVGNGSQPRCPMVNIQAATSDIGPSPSCGQPGQGPACTNDQLCQNQGWVRCARSGCCTTVPKR; this is encoded by the coding sequence ATGCGCCTCACGTCGCGCCTTGCCCTGTGGGCATGTCTGGTCATCGCGCAGGGATGCCGCTCGCATCACGAGCCGCCTCCCGCGCCGCCCCCCACGCCGCCCACGGCCACCGCCCGGCCGCTCCAGCTGGCGAAGCCGGAAGCCCTCGAGTTCGAGTTCGGACGCGCCCAGGCCACCGCCTGCAACTGCTTCAAGGCGAACGCCAGCGACAAGGAGGGAGGGGCGTGCGCCACGCCGAGCTTTGGCTCGTACCTGCTCGCGCTGACGTGGGCCCCCACCTTCTGCCGCACGCATCCGGACAAGGAGGAGTGCGGGCACCTGGAAGAGACCTTCGGCGCCACGCACCTCACCCTCCACGGGCTGTGGCCCCAGTTCAACGACGAGGAGGCGCGGGAGTTCAACTGCACCTATCCGGCGTACTGCGGCGGGCTCTGCGAGTGCCAGGGCAGCAATGCCCCGTCGAAGTGCTTCCCCGACCCCGCCACGATTCCACCCGCCATGGGCACCTATGGGCCGGGCTTCGTCACGGACAACTTCTTCCTCGCGAACCACGAGTGGCCCAAGCACGGCAGCTGCACGGGGATGGATGCCCGGAGCTACTTCCAGAGCAACATCGACGCGCTGCTGTCATTGCCGGGGGACCAGGGGACGCCGGCCGCGATCACCGACAACATCGGAGGGAGCGTGGCGCTGGAGAACCTGCGCGCGGCGTTCGGACAGGCGGACAGCGTCGCCTTCGCCTGCGACCCGAAATGCAACCTCCTGGAGGTGGGCGTCTGCTTCGCGGTGGACGAGCAGCGGCGCCCCGCCGGGCGCATGACGTGCCCGAAGAGCGTCACCGGCGGCACCACCAACAGCTGCGTGGGCAATGGCTCGCAACCCCGCTGCCCCATGGTGAACATCCAGGCCGCGACGTCCGATATCGGGCCGAGCCCCAGCTGCGGACAGCCGGGCCAGGGCCCCGCGTGCACGAATGATCAGCTCTGCCAGAACCAGGGCTGGGTGCGCTGCGCGCGCTCCGGGTGCTGCACCACCGTGCCCAAGCGCTGA
- the dusA gene encoding tRNA dihydrouridine(20/20a) synthase DusA, producing MTALAYPMPLCVAPMMDWTDRHCRYFFRLISRHTLLYTEMVTTGAVLHGKRDRLLDFTPAEHPVALQLGGSEPADLAASARIGEEWGYDEINLNVGCPSDRVQSGRFGACLMAEPDLVARGVAAMREAVRIPVTVKSRIAIDDMEEWPTLEDFVRRVSAAGCTRFIVHARKAWLQGLSPKENRDVPPLRYDLVHRLKAEYPHLDISLNGGIKTLDAAAEHLGRVDGVMMGRAPYESPYLLADADRRFFGGTQAPLTRHEVVDAMLPYIETQMSQGAPLGAITRHMLGLFQGLPGARAWRRHLSENAHKDGASPEVVRAAAAKVPRDAGLQAVA from the coding sequence ATGACTGCCCTGGCCTACCCCATGCCGCTGTGTGTCGCGCCGATGATGGACTGGACGGACCGGCACTGCCGGTACTTCTTCCGGCTCATCTCCCGTCACACGCTGCTCTACACGGAGATGGTGACCACGGGCGCGGTGCTGCACGGCAAGCGCGACCGCCTGCTGGACTTCACGCCCGCCGAGCACCCCGTGGCCCTCCAGCTGGGCGGCTCGGAGCCCGCGGACCTGGCCGCCTCCGCGCGCATCGGCGAGGAGTGGGGCTACGACGAGATCAACCTCAACGTGGGCTGCCCCAGCGACCGCGTGCAGTCCGGCCGCTTCGGCGCGTGCCTGATGGCGGAGCCGGACCTCGTCGCTCGCGGGGTCGCTGCCATGCGCGAAGCGGTGCGCATCCCCGTGACGGTGAAGTCGCGCATCGCCATCGACGACATGGAGGAGTGGCCCACGCTGGAGGACTTCGTGCGGCGCGTCTCCGCGGCGGGCTGCACGCGCTTCATCGTGCACGCGCGCAAGGCGTGGCTGCAGGGCCTGTCCCCCAAGGAGAACCGGGACGTGCCGCCCCTGCGCTACGACCTGGTGCACCGGCTCAAGGCCGAGTACCCGCACCTGGACATCAGCCTCAACGGCGGCATCAAGACGCTGGACGCCGCGGCGGAGCACCTGGGCCGCGTGGACGGCGTGATGATGGGCCGCGCGCCCTACGAATCCCCGTACCTCCTGGCGGACGCGGACCGGCGCTTCTTCGGCGGCACGCAGGCGCCCCTCACGCGGCACGAGGTGGTGGACGCGATGCTGCCGTACATCGAAACGCAGATGAGCCAGGGGGCGCCGCTGGGCGCCATCACCCGGCACATGCTGGGCCTCTTCCAGGGCCTGCCCGGCGCGCGCGCCTGGCGCCGGCACCTGAGCGAGAACGCCCACAAGGACGGCGCGAGCCCGGAGGTGGTGCGCGCTGCCGCCGCGAAGGTGCCGCGCGACGCTGGCCTCCAGGCCGTGGCCTGA
- a CDS encoding squalene/phytoene synthase family protein, with protein sequence MSDAPTATALPFRDDELADFLVRTSRTFALAIPLLDEPLRREVGLGYLLLRVADTLEDAAPWSRDERREALAAFEALLQEKPGTDAGALSREWLARRPSENAGYLDLLARTPTLLASLDALRPEAGAILRHFVLKTVQGMGQVLAGASEGGLLKLGSLQSLRDYCYIVAGLVGELLTELFVLDPRLAPYAPNLRSLAPLFGEGLQLVNILKDARQDRKEGRVWLPDGVQLQDVEQLAGQDLIAAARYVRSLFLAGAPRDMLAFTTLPLLLAQATLELLVRDGAGAKVSRAVVTAQMDTLHAALERGTLPEAVEALAGPVPGGP encoded by the coding sequence TTGAGTGACGCCCCCACCGCGACGGCCCTTCCGTTCCGGGATGACGAGCTGGCGGACTTCCTCGTGCGGACCAGCCGCACGTTCGCGCTCGCCATCCCGCTGCTCGACGAGCCGCTTCGCCGCGAGGTGGGCCTGGGCTACCTGCTGTTGCGCGTCGCCGACACGCTGGAGGACGCCGCTCCCTGGTCGCGCGACGAGCGGCGGGAGGCCCTGGCCGCCTTCGAGGCCCTGCTCCAGGAGAAGCCGGGCACGGACGCCGGGGCGCTGTCGCGCGAGTGGCTGGCGCGCCGTCCCAGCGAGAACGCGGGCTACCTGGACCTGCTCGCGCGCACGCCCACGCTGCTGGCGAGCCTGGACGCGCTGCGCCCGGAGGCCGGCGCCATCCTGCGCCACTTCGTGCTGAAGACGGTGCAGGGCATGGGGCAGGTGCTGGCCGGCGCGTCCGAAGGCGGGCTGTTGAAGCTCGGGTCGCTCCAGTCCCTGCGTGACTATTGCTACATCGTGGCGGGACTGGTGGGCGAGCTGCTCACGGAGCTGTTCGTCCTGGATCCGCGCCTCGCGCCGTACGCGCCGAACCTGCGCTCGCTGGCGCCGCTGTTCGGCGAGGGGCTCCAACTGGTCAACATCCTCAAGGACGCGCGCCAGGACCGGAAGGAGGGCCGCGTGTGGCTGCCGGACGGCGTGCAGCTCCAGGACGTGGAGCAGCTCGCGGGCCAGGACCTGATCGCCGCGGCGCGCTACGTGCGCTCGCTGTTCCTGGCGGGAGCACCCCGGGACATGCTCGCCTTCACCACGCTGCCGCTGCTGCTGGCCCAGGCCACCCTGGAGCTGCTGGTGCGCGACGGCGCGGGCGCCAAGGTGTCGCGCGCGGTGGTGACCGCCCAGATGGACACCCTCCACGCCGCGCTCGAACGGGGCACGCTCCCCGAGGCCGTGGAGGCCCTGGCCGGGCCCGTGCCGGGCGGTCCCTGA
- a CDS encoding dipeptidase has translation MNRFPSTLFTALPLTAVLVAPVVADACTSMLVTKGATTDGSTFITYAADAHELYGELYYTPARRHAAGSMRDVMEWDTGKFLGRIKQPAATYSVVGNMNEHQLSISESTFTGRKELEGPAGIIDYGSLIYIALERAKTAREAIQVMTDLVAEYGYASTGETFSIADPKEAWILEMIGKGEGQKGAVWVARKLPDGYISAHANQSRIRQFPLNDSATTLYSPDVISFARAKGWYTGADKDFSFADTYHPLDFGGQRFSESRVWSIFRRAAPSLKLGVEYADGADTTKRLPLWVKPDKKVSVQDAMALMRDHFEGTPLDMSKDVGAGPYAVPYRWRPMTWDVDGKSYVHERAISTQQTGFSFVAQMRSTLPDAIGGVLWFGVDDTFTTVYTPMYAGIRQVPKNFAQGVASRGEFSWDSSFWVFNWVSNQAYGRWSDMIIDVQKAQGDLEGQFLADQANIESIAQVLYKRTPEQARQYLTEYSLQQGDKVHARWRKLGEQLLVKYIDGNVRDNTGKVGHPRYPDAWYRRIAADNGKMLQSHEKPEPKPAAAPAAPAQPAAPAQPAAPKPTVAPAP, from the coding sequence ATGAACCGATTCCCTTCGACCCTCTTCACCGCGCTGCCACTGACGGCGGTGCTCGTCGCCCCTGTCGTCGCGGACGCCTGCACCAGCATGCTGGTGACGAAGGGCGCCACGACGGACGGCTCCACGTTCATCACCTACGCGGCGGACGCGCACGAGCTGTACGGCGAGCTGTACTACACGCCCGCCCGCCGCCACGCGGCCGGCTCCATGCGCGACGTCATGGAGTGGGACACCGGCAAGTTCCTGGGCCGCATCAAGCAGCCGGCCGCCACCTATTCGGTGGTGGGCAACATGAACGAGCACCAGCTGTCCATCAGCGAGTCCACCTTCACGGGCCGCAAGGAGCTGGAGGGGCCCGCGGGCATCATCGACTACGGCTCGCTCATCTACATCGCGCTGGAGCGCGCGAAGACAGCGCGTGAAGCCATCCAGGTGATGACGGACCTGGTCGCCGAGTACGGCTACGCGTCCACGGGTGAGACGTTCTCCATCGCCGACCCGAAGGAGGCGTGGATCCTGGAGATGATTGGCAAGGGCGAGGGGCAGAAGGGCGCGGTGTGGGTGGCCCGCAAGCTGCCGGACGGCTACATCTCCGCGCACGCCAACCAGTCGCGCATCCGCCAGTTCCCGCTCAACGACAGCGCCACCACGCTGTACTCGCCGGACGTCATCTCCTTCGCGCGCGCGAAGGGCTGGTACACCGGCGCGGACAAGGACTTCAGCTTCGCGGACACGTACCACCCGCTGGACTTCGGCGGGCAGCGCTTCAGCGAGTCGCGCGTGTGGAGCATCTTCCGCCGCGCGGCCCCGTCCCTGAAGCTGGGCGTGGAGTACGCGGACGGCGCGGACACCACGAAGCGGCTGCCCCTGTGGGTGAAGCCGGACAAGAAGGTGTCCGTGCAGGACGCCATGGCGCTCATGCGCGACCACTTCGAGGGCACGCCGCTGGACATGTCCAAGGACGTGGGCGCGGGGCCCTACGCGGTGCCCTACCGCTGGCGCCCCATGACGTGGGACGTGGACGGCAAGAGCTACGTGCACGAGCGCGCCATCTCCACGCAGCAGACGGGCTTCTCCTTCGTCGCGCAGATGCGCTCCACGCTGCCGGACGCCATTGGCGGGGTGCTCTGGTTCGGCGTGGATGACACCTTCACCACCGTCTACACGCCCATGTACGCGGGCATCCGGCAGGTGCCGAAGAACTTCGCCCAGGGTGTGGCCAGCCGCGGGGAGTTCTCCTGGGACTCGTCCTTCTGGGTCTTCAACTGGGTGTCGAACCAGGCCTACGGGCGCTGGAGCGACATGATCATCGACGTGCAGAAGGCGCAGGGGGACCTGGAGGGCCAGTTCCTGGCGGACCAGGCCAACATCGAAAGCATCGCGCAGGTGCTCTACAAGCGGACGCCGGAGCAGGCCCGCCAGTACCTCACCGAGTACTCCCTGCAGCAGGGTGACAAGGTGCACGCGCGCTGGCGCAAGCTGGGCGAGCAGCTGCTCGTGAAGTACATCGACGGCAACGTGCGCGACAACACGGGCAAGGTGGGCCACCCGCGCTACCCGGACGCGTGGTACCGCCGCATCGCGGCGGACAACGGCAAGATGCTGCAGTCGCACGAGAAGCCGGAGCCGAAGCCCGCCGCCGCTCCCGCCGCGCCGGCCCAGCCCGCCGCCCCCGCGCAGCCCGCGGCCCCGAAGCCGACGGTCGCTCCGGCGCCCTGA
- the acs gene encoding acetate--CoA ligase has translation MADPQEIVSVLTESRVFPPPEDFSRRAHIRGMQDYQRLWDEAAKDPDTYWGDRAREELYWKVPFQTVLDWKPPHARWFVEGKTNLAYNCLDRHLPKLQDKPAILFEGEPGDRRSITYGELSQQVNRLANGLKSLGVKKGDRVGIYLPMVPEAAVAMLACARLGAVHSVVFGGFSAEALQDRMKDAGAKVLLTADGGWRKGAVVPLMRNVEAALPNAPSIEKVVVLTRTGDGKLPEGPKFLAWDALVKGQSDVCEPEWVESEHPLFILYTSGSTGKPKGVLHTTAGYAVMASLTTRWVFDLRDDDVYWCTADVGWVTGHSYVVYGPLMNGVTTIIYEGAPTQPGPDRFWDIIERYKATILYTAPTAIRAFMRLGDEPVKKHDLSSLRLLGSVGEPINPEAWMWYREVIGGGRCPVVDTWWQTETGSIMISPLPGATPTKPGSATFPLPGIHAEILDREGKRVPRGQGGLLFVTKPWPSMLRTVYGDPERYVNTYFSELPGMYFTGDGARTDADGYVWLMGRVDDVVNVAGHRLGTAEVESALVAHPKVSEAAVVGRPDDLKGTALVAFVTLKQGHPPSDALKKELAVHVGKEIGAIARPDEIRFAEGLPKTRSGKIMRRLLRDVAAGKQSSQDTTTLEDLNVLAALRQNDE, from the coding sequence ATGGCAGACCCGCAGGAAATCGTCTCGGTCCTGACCGAGTCCCGCGTCTTCCCCCCGCCCGAGGACTTCTCCCGGCGGGCCCACATCCGCGGCATGCAGGACTATCAGCGGCTGTGGGACGAAGCCGCGAAGGATCCGGACACGTACTGGGGTGACCGGGCCCGCGAGGAGCTCTACTGGAAGGTTCCCTTCCAGACGGTGCTGGACTGGAAGCCGCCCCACGCGCGCTGGTTCGTCGAGGGGAAGACCAACCTCGCCTACAACTGTCTGGACCGGCACCTGCCGAAGCTCCAGGACAAGCCCGCCATCCTCTTCGAGGGCGAGCCGGGCGACCGCCGGAGCATCACCTACGGGGAGCTGTCCCAGCAGGTGAACCGGCTGGCCAACGGCCTCAAGTCGCTGGGCGTGAAGAAGGGCGACCGCGTGGGCATCTACCTGCCCATGGTGCCGGAGGCCGCCGTCGCGATGCTGGCGTGCGCGCGGCTGGGCGCGGTGCACTCGGTGGTGTTCGGCGGCTTCTCCGCCGAGGCGCTCCAGGACCGCATGAAGGACGCGGGCGCGAAGGTGCTGCTCACCGCGGACGGCGGCTGGCGCAAGGGCGCGGTGGTGCCGCTGATGCGGAACGTGGAGGCCGCGCTCCCGAACGCCCCCAGCATCGAGAAGGTCGTCGTCCTCACCCGCACCGGTGACGGCAAGCTGCCCGAAGGTCCGAAGTTCCTGGCCTGGGACGCGCTGGTGAAGGGCCAGTCGGACGTCTGCGAGCCGGAGTGGGTGGAGAGTGAACACCCGCTGTTCATCCTCTACACGTCCGGCTCCACCGGGAAGCCCAAGGGCGTGCTGCACACCACGGCGGGCTACGCGGTGATGGCGTCGCTCACCACGCGCTGGGTGTTCGACCTGCGCGACGACGACGTCTACTGGTGCACCGCGGACGTGGGCTGGGTGACGGGCCACTCGTACGTCGTCTACGGCCCGCTGATGAACGGCGTCACCACCATCATCTACGAGGGCGCGCCCACGCAGCCGGGGCCGGACCGCTTCTGGGACATCATCGAGCGCTACAAGGCCACCATCCTCTACACCGCGCCCACCGCCATCCGCGCCTTCATGCGCCTGGGCGACGAGCCGGTGAAGAAGCACGACCTGTCCTCGCTGCGCCTGTTGGGCAGCGTAGGTGAGCCCATCAACCCGGAAGCGTGGATGTGGTACCGCGAGGTCATCGGCGGGGGGCGCTGCCCCGTCGTGGACACGTGGTGGCAGACGGAGACGGGCAGCATCATGATTTCGCCGCTGCCCGGCGCCACGCCCACCAAGCCCGGATCCGCGACGTTCCCGCTGCCCGGCATCCACGCGGAGATCCTGGACCGCGAAGGCAAGCGCGTGCCCAGGGGGCAGGGCGGGCTGCTCTTCGTGACGAAGCCCTGGCCGTCCATGCTGCGCACCGTGTACGGGGACCCGGAGCGGTACGTGAACACGTACTTCAGCGAGCTGCCCGGCATGTACTTCACCGGCGACGGCGCGCGCACGGACGCGGACGGCTACGTGTGGCTGATGGGGCGCGTGGACGACGTGGTGAACGTGGCGGGCCACCGCCTGGGCACCGCGGAGGTGGAGAGCGCGCTCGTGGCGCACCCGAAGGTGTCCGAGGCCGCCGTGGTGGGCCGCCCGGATGACCTGAAGGGCACGGCGCTCGTGGCCTTCGTGACGCTCAAGCAGGGCCACCCTCCCTCGGACGCGCTCAAGAAGGAGCTGGCCGTGCACGTGGGCAAGGAGATTGGCGCCATCGCGCGGCCGGATGAGATCCGCTTCGCGGAAGGGCTGCCCAAGACGCGCTCCGGGAAGATCATGCGCCGGCTGCTGCGCGACGTGGCCGCGGGCAAGCAGTCCTCGCAGGACACCACCACGCTGGAGGACCTCAACGTGCTGGCGGCGCTGCGCCAGAACGACGAGTAG
- a CDS encoding NUDIX domain-containing protein, which yields MPEYRNPKPTVDCIIELSGERIVLIRRANPPVGWALPGGFVDEGEPLDKAAIREAKEETGLDVTLEEQFFTYSDPKRDPRQHTLSTVFIAKATGEPVGADDAAEAKTFSVDALPKDLCFDHGTILSDYLTYKRTGKRRKL from the coding sequence ATGCCTGAATACCGCAACCCCAAACCCACCGTGGACTGCATCATCGAATTGTCCGGCGAGCGCATCGTGCTCATCCGCCGCGCGAACCCGCCGGTGGGCTGGGCGCTGCCGGGCGGCTTCGTGGACGAGGGTGAGCCCCTGGACAAGGCGGCCATCCGCGAGGCCAAGGAGGAGACGGGGCTGGACGTGACGTTGGAGGAGCAGTTCTTCACCTATTCGGATCCGAAGCGGGATCCGCGCCAGCACACGCTTTCGACGGTGTTCATCGCGAAGGCGACGGGCGAGCCGGTGGGCGCGGACGACGCGGCGGAGGCGAAGACGTTCTCCGTGGACGCGCTGCCCAAGGACCTGTGCTTCGACCACGGCACCATCCTGTCCGACTACCTGACGTACAAGCGCACCGGGAAGCGCCGCAAGCTGTAG
- a CDS encoding M50 family metallopeptidase: protein MHYLFVLLALGALLIVHELGHLVAARLLGVRVPRFTVGFGPPLLSFRLGGTQFVLGAVPLGASANLQGMNPHRSAEEDTSGFGTLGPLKRMAIILAGPLANYAVALGLLFALYSSGTHVVVPLTVGTVLPGSEAARAQLLPGDKLVAVAGKPLESWSDFVARVADGVGGPLELSVERHGEPRKVTVRPRADERGAGRIGVSQQYVFRTHAPGEAFTQSLVHTGRVASEALSTLVAMVRGPEVAGKAGPGALMRQESSDVASSTASGADALVRALVAASVALAMLTMVPVPGLDGGRVLLLAIEAVSGRRIPPRVETVAQTAGFLFLSIGIVATAGAEIRRALPSREEPPAGVKPPSAAPVAAPAPVVLDAGVVAVTSPAPVAPKPAAVAPVIPDAGTLAAVKPDAGTALSAAVKPDAGTVSVAARPDAGTSVSAVAPLDAGTPVQPARVVTPSPP, encoded by the coding sequence ATGCACTATCTCTTCGTCCTCCTGGCGCTCGGAGCGCTGCTCATCGTCCATGAGCTGGGGCACCTGGTGGCCGCGCGCCTGTTGGGCGTGCGGGTGCCGCGCTTCACCGTGGGCTTCGGGCCGCCGCTCTTGTCGTTCCGGCTGGGCGGGACGCAGTTCGTGCTGGGCGCGGTGCCGCTGGGCGCGTCCGCGAACCTGCAGGGGATGAACCCGCACCGCTCCGCGGAGGAGGACACGTCCGGGTTCGGCACGCTGGGGCCGCTCAAGCGGATGGCCATCATCCTCGCGGGGCCGCTGGCGAACTACGCGGTCGCGCTGGGGCTCCTGTTCGCGCTGTATTCGTCGGGGACGCACGTGGTGGTGCCGCTGACGGTGGGCACGGTGCTGCCGGGCTCGGAGGCCGCGCGGGCGCAGCTGTTGCCAGGGGACAAGCTGGTCGCCGTGGCCGGCAAGCCGCTGGAGAGCTGGTCGGACTTCGTCGCGCGGGTGGCGGACGGCGTGGGCGGGCCGCTGGAGCTTTCGGTGGAGCGCCACGGCGAGCCGCGCAAGGTGACGGTGCGACCCCGGGCGGATGAGCGCGGCGCGGGGCGCATTGGCGTGAGCCAGCAGTACGTGTTCCGCACGCACGCCCCTGGCGAGGCGTTCACCCAGTCGCTGGTGCACACCGGACGCGTGGCGTCCGAGGCGCTGTCCACGCTGGTGGCGATGGTGCGCGGGCCGGAGGTCGCGGGCAAGGCCGGGCCGGGCGCGCTGATGCGCCAGGAGTCGTCCGACGTCGCGTCGTCCACCGCGTCCGGCGCGGATGCGCTGGTGCGCGCGTTGGTGGCGGCCTCCGTGGCGCTGGCGATGCTGACGATGGTGCCGGTGCCGGGACTGGATGGCGGCCGGGTGCTGCTGCTCGCCATCGAGGCGGTGAGCGGACGGCGCATTCCTCCGCGCGTGGAGACGGTGGCGCAGACGGCCGGGTTCCTCTTCCTGTCCATTGGCATCGTGGCCACGGCGGGCGCGGAGATCCGCCGCGCGCTGCCCTCGCGAGAGGAGCCACCCGCGGGAGTGAAGCCCCCCTCTGCCGCGCCCGTCGCCGCGCCCGCGCCCGTCGTGCTGGATGCGGGCGTCGTCGCGGTGACGAGCCCCGCGCCGGTGGCGCCAAAGCCGGCGGCCGTGGCCCCGGTGATTCCGGATGCCGGGACGCTCGCGGCCGTGAAGCCGGATGCGGGCACGGCCTTGTCCGCGGCCGTGAAGCCGGATGCGGGCACGGTGTCCGTCGCCGCGCGGCCGGATGCGGGGACGTCCGTGTCCGCCGTCGCGCCTCTGGACGCGGGGACGCCCGTGCAGCCGGCTCGCGTCGTGACGCCTTCGCCTCCCTGA